A single Anopheles funestus chromosome 2RL, idAnoFuneDA-416_04, whole genome shotgun sequence DNA region contains:
- the LOC125761845 gene encoding ubiquitin-like protein 7 — MPSIYLGVHLPFKPYHKLKVDNVDLGGRTETLRSEAAKLIKNDVAADDFELVYCGSLLKTDDILQNKGVSDGSMIHVIQKSREKDPSSEPKPQEDRELSEAEVQAVLSIWRTVDSSNFQKVRQPEFMKNVLDAYPAIRRNLFVLSLLKDPILLSSMQQPETIRRVAPKHPVLLEASRTIVQLLNSKMISKVANCHLTAPLDSALDDPLSDSSSSDDNTVSPTTSAAPTNTIRRITADNLASALAFAGSRGSYNSLSNISQRDADNRASQPEIATDGSTIAATGTSDSNLPSTSTASGGQPTTSNNAATGRITSSMLLDAISLMFEQQRGEQASGSGGNNGSAGANTNNQRVSAGSTPTVEPMDTSPATASTVPAPAPMGHDLGAQTLSQHSTLAASIGQYRRELDTMREMGLTDTETNLQALIVCNGNVESAVNLVFGGMSN; from the exons ATGCCGTCCATTTATCTGGGTGTGCATTTGCCGTTCAAACCGTATCACAAGCTAAAGGTGGATAATGTCGATCTGGGCGGTCGAACAGAAACGCTACGTTCGGAGGCAGCCAAACTGATCAAGAACGATGTTGCGGCGGATGATTTTG AATTGGTCTACTGCGGTAGTCTGCTGAAAACCGATGACATACTGCAGAACAAAGGCGTCAGCGATGGTTCGATGATACACGTCATACAGAAAAGTCGCGAAAAGGATCCATCGAGTGAACCGAAGCCGCAAGAGGATCGGGAGCTTTCCGAAGCGGAAGTGCAGGCCGTACTGTCCATCTGGCGCACGGTCGATTCATCCAACTTCCAGAAGGTGCGGCAGCCCGAATTCATGAAGAACGTACTCGACGCGTATCCAGCGATTCGGCGCAATCTGTTCGTGCTGTCGCTGCTGAAAGATCCGATTCTGCTCTCCTCAATGCAGCAACCGGAAACGATTCGGCGGGTCGCACCGAAACACCCGGTGCTGCTCGAAGCATCACGCACGATCGTACAGCTACTCAACTCCAAGATGATCTCCAAGGTGGCCAACTGTCATCTGACGGCACCGCTCGACAGTGCTCTGGACGATCCGCTGTCCGACTCGTCATCGAGCGACGATAACACTGTCTCACCGACTACCTCGGCAGCACCAACCAACACAATCCGCCGCATTACGGCCGACAATCTTGCGTCCGCGCTCGCATTTGCTGGTTCGCGTGGCTCGTACAATTCACTCTCAAACATCTCGCAACGCGATGCGGACAATCGTGCCAGTCAGCCGGAAATAGCAACCGATGGGTCAACCATTGCCGCTACCGGTACTTCCGACTCGAACCTACCGTCTACTTCAACGGCCAGCGGTGGCCAACCTACCACCTCGAACAATGCTGCCACCGGTCGGATCACATCCAGCATGCTGTTGGATGCAATTTCGCTAATGTTTGAACAGCAGCGGGGTGAACAGGCTTCCGGGTCTGGGGGCAATAATGGGTCTGCAGGTGCGAATACTAATAACCAACGTGTTTCCGCTGGTTCCACTCCGACGGTTGAACCGATGGACACGAGCCCCGCAACAGCAAGCACCGTTCCGGCACCGGCACCAATGGGGCACGATCTGGGGGCACAAACACTGTCCCAGCACTCGACCCTGGCGGCCAGCATCGGACAGTACCGGCGAGAGTTAGATACGATGCGCGAAATGGGCCTTACGGACACGGAAACGAACCTGCAGGCTTTGATCGTGTGCAACGGGAATGTCGAATCCGCCGTGAATCTCGTTTTCGGCGGCATGAGCAATTGA